In the Triticum aestivum cultivar Chinese Spring chromosome 2B, IWGSC CS RefSeq v2.1, whole genome shotgun sequence genome, TCTTGTGATATAAAGAAAAATAGTCCATCGATCTGGCCTCAGTATTCCCATCTCTACTGTAATATACCCAGAAGTCGTTTTCTGCTCAACTTCTTTCACCGTCTCTGCGCCCGCCGGTGTCGCTGACAAGAGCCACCGTGCGCTGGCGCCGGTACGGCGTCTACGTGAACCGCGTGTGCCGGCCGGCCGGTGACCTGCATGTACGGCGCGCACGAGGCGACGCTCCTACGCGAACGCGTGCGCGACTCATCCACCAGCCCTGACGGGTGCCCGGCCTGTTTCGATCAGGAGATGAACCGGATCGATCCGGTAGCCTTGCCGAATCGCACGCAACCGATCGTCTAGCGCAGTACAAGCGTAGCGAAAACGACCGGAACCTGTTACCAGGAGCAGCTAGCTGCACTTGAACTGCCGATCATCAGCAATTGACCCCCAGAACCAGAAGCAAATGGTGCACTCAAGGAACTTTTCCTAGGTGTAGCATTTTTGGTGCGCCAGTGACCTGACACCGGGGTGCGGCGACGGAAGCTCCTACGCGAACGCGTGCGCGCCCAATCCGTGTCACCAAACAGCCAACTCTGACTGATGTATGGCGTCTTCAGGAGGAGATCAGCCGGGGTCGACCAGACAGGTGCAATTGGGCTGTCGAACTGACTGACCAGTTACCGAATCATCCAAAAAGCACTTGCCTTCAGGTTCGCTGTAGGCTGGGTAGCATGCATTGATATCAGTACATTTGGACGGCAGGTTCTGGTAgaatcttagagcatctacagctgaaTTTGATAAATCAGACCCCTTAAAAACCCGCGGACGTGCCTGGGCGTGTTTCGGACAGTGAGCGGGCACGTCTTAAATTTGCTCGTCTGCATCCGAGGCTCTCATATCACATCTCCTAGATACATATAAACCATGCAAAATAAACATACGTACTACGACACCGTACCTACGAttcgtcgtcggagatgtccacgacgTCGGTACCAGGCGCCCGGTGGACAGACGCGTAGGAGGGCTctgggtcctcctcctcctcgacctcatccatgtacgcgagcgtctcctcctcctcctccgcagtgtgctccatctccatctcctacCGACGGCGGCGTCTGGCCTCCGCATCCGACTCTGAGCAGAGGGAATCAAAGATGGCATGCTGCTCCGTCTGCAGATCCGCGTCCCCAacgtcccccacatcctcctccggCTCCTCGTCAACCTCGTCAACCTCATCCTCACTCCTCCCAGTCCCCGTACGGATCCACTGCATCCAGAGGTAGCCCAGCAGCGATCCGGACTTCGCGCCTtgcccggatctgctcaaggagctgcaGTCGACGCTCCAGCGATAGATATGTGTAGCTCCTTACCCGGCGGCGTGGTGGCATGGCTACTAGTGGTGGTGGACGGGGAGTGGAAAGTGGTGGCGGCTGCGGACGAGAGGGGGGGAAATGTGGACAGGTAGGATTTTGGTGCCAACGGTTGGCTTAAATAGCCGGGCTAGGCACTACGCAGCCCGTTGGAGCGGTGCCACGCGGCGCCATCGGTCCGACGGAGGGAATGAGCTTCGGAGCGCCGGGTTTTGGATTGTTTTCGCGTGAGACCCCATCATCAATCCGATGTGGCGGACGCACCCGGGCGCCCGAGCGCCCATATCTGCCGTATATTTGGGCTGTATATAAGAGGTGCCGATGAGTCCGGACATTGGAGGCCCGTTTGAGGCGCCCGTCCGGGTCGAATTTTCGTGATAGGTCAGTGACTGGACCGTCCATTTGAGCGTTTGAGGCCGTTTTGAGTGCTCGGATGTAGATGCTCTTAGAGTTTTCTTTTGTTGTAGAGGCCAGTCAACAGACAATTAGAGAGCTTGAAATGTTGATTGGTTTCAGTCGGTCAGATGGTCTGATTTAGCAGTTCCATGTGTTGTACATTAGTTTTCTTTTCTCTTTCATGTACATATTACCACGATTGTTACAGAATCTATAAAAAATACTCCCTGCCGGTTTGGGTAAAAAATTAGCGCTAGAAatgccatatcatgtcatcacgcaTGTCCCCGGCCCCTCAACATTCCAAACTAATCTAACCACACATAACTAGAGATGGATATGCAGAGATCGATCACACACAAAGCTGAAGCGAGTAAACAACCGCCGAGATGCAGGTGACCTACCAGGCCACCAAGGCACCAAAGTTCAGCCAGATCACTACTAGTCTCTACCGCAAACATGCATGCAATCATGCATGTATGCCCGCCACATGTAGGTGCAACATTTTGGACTATGAATACCAGCCTTCTATCTCCCAGCCATCACAGCAAGAAGTTGCCTCGCACATTGATACACACTAGAAGCACACAGCATCGATCGACCATGCTGCACAAGAACAGCATGGCCTCCCGTGTCTTCCTCATGGCGCTGCTGTTCTCATGCAGCTCCATGAGCAGCACAGCACGGTACCTAGAGGAGGCCGTGCCCAAGAAGGAGTATCCACCACATCCTATCATCCCGGAGCTGCCAAAGCCCGAACTCCCGCCACACCCTGCCATGCCCGAGCTGCCGAAGCCTGAACTACCTCACCCTCTCCTGCCCGATGTGCCACACCCAGTGGTGCCGGAGACGCCAAAGGAGCCTGGAGTGCCACACCCGGTGGTGCCGGAGGTGCCAAAGCCTGAGCTGCCGCTACACCCTGCTATGCCCGTGCTCCCGAAGCCCGAACTACCGCATCCGGCTGTGCCCGAGGTACCAAAGGAGCCCGAAGCGCCACACCTCGTCGTACCGGAGGTGCCAAAGGAACGCGAACTGCCGCACCCTATCGTGCCGGAGGTGCCAAAGGAGCCAGAAGTGCCACACCCCGTCGTGCCAGAGGTGACAAAGAAACCTAAAGTGCCACACCCTGTCGTGCCCGAGGTACCAAAGGAGCCCGAAGTCCCACACCCTGCCATGCCAGAGTTGCCGAAGCCTGAAATGCCACACCATGCCGTGCCAGAGGTGCCAAAGGAGCCCCATGTGTCGCACCCAGAGGTGCCGAAAGAGCCCGAGTTACCGCACCTTGCTGTGCCAGAGGTCCCGAAGCACGAAATGCCACCATTCCCCAAAGCCGAGCTGCCCCCAAAGCCTGAATTCCACTTTCCGGAACCTGCGGCCAAGCCATGATCGGACCAGCTAAATCCGCATAGTGTCCATTATCTAAGTATTAAACTATATACTATACATGTGTGTGCGGGCGCGACGCGTGTGTTCCTGTATGTGTGATTGTTAGAGTATATActatacatgtgtgtgtgtgtgttgtacaTGTTCTGCGCTTCAATTCCTGACGACAGCGTTATGTCTGAGTGGTGTTCCATGGTGCAGCTGCTCAATCTGTTGCCTACATCCCTTTACGTGTGTATgcatgatgtactccctccgtttctaaatgtaagtctttttagagatttcaatacaaactacatgCGGATGTATACAGAcctactttagagtgtagattcattcattttgctccgtatgtagtctatattgaaatctctcaaaagacttatatttaggaacggaggtgtATATGATATGTACATGAATAAATATGTTTTCGTGTTTGGAGTTTTTATATTGGATCCTATTTGTGTTTGGATCTGTGCATCACTAAAGAGAGTTCTTATGTTTTGGCTACATTATGCGCTCTGGACAAATTTCTATCCAGAGCGGATAATTATTTTTTGTCTGTTGTAGTATTACTTAATATAAGGACGCCGAAGCGATCTGGCCATACGCTTTGTGTAGTGTTTAAGAGGACCAGCCCACATGTCTATGTGTGGGCAAAACAATTAGCGTCCATACGTTTTTTTTTCGTCGCGGTCCCTCTCACACGCCTACGTGTGGTCAAAATGGATAACGCCCACACGACCTCTCTCAGCCACCTACCTCACGGTCACACACGCCCCACGTGACAGTCACCATgcgtccccgcagttgccatggttcgGACCCTCTTCAATGTCCGTTTAACTGCAGTTGTCATGTCGAACAACTACAGTTTccatggttgctcaactgtagttgccatctcaggtcaagtgccagatgccatttGAGACAATTGCAGCTGTTGcaatgtatggtctggtttactatagttgccatgatttaAAAAATTTAGGGGTTGCCACCTACTACACTAGGCGGTtgtcatgtatggtctggtttactacagttgccatgatttggaaaccttaggagttgccacctactaacactaggcagttgccgtgtagcgctacaaagagacatggcaaaataacatgtttcgggtaaagagagagttgccatctgcttacaagcacactagctAGGGCAGTTGCCGTGTGCCCtgtaaaacacatggcaactgacatgttcgggtaaaaaaagagttgccatctgcttacaagcacactagggtagTTGCCATGTgtactgcaaaacacatggcaactggcaactttgggtgtgggagaggagacgggcgtgtgggggAGATGggaaatgcccacacaccagcccttgtgcgtgagtgaaaacagacgtgtgggcgaactgctaaacgcccacacaccggccctcTCGTGTGGTGAAACGGACATGTGGGCaaccggatgaatgcccacacatCAGCCCAGTCCTATGTGGCACCACAAACATGCCAATATTCATGCAACCACAAACGGACGTGGATCCACGcatgtgggcgagatgcaaacgctcacacgtgtgggcgttagtatttCCGTAATATAAAGAAGACCTGAAAGCCCAGGTTTGATGAGAAGCATAATAAGATATAACAACGTCTAACCAAAAGCTATCACCGGTTTATGATAGTCTTTTTTAttgaaataggctttcgccccgctttatagataaagcaaccaACTAGTCTGTACACCGAGTAGCAACTCACTGACATAAAAGTCTGTTGGGGCCACAACACAAGCAAGCCCAAATAAAATAGAAGAGAAAAGCAGAAAAAGACTACCAACTGGCTATAACATCAGAGGGCCGCCTGGAGCCTAGACGACATGCCGAGTCATGTAGAGCATCCAACATATGTCCCAGACGGCCCCAGTCCTGTTGCCTAGCCAACGGGTGCCAGTGCTGCAAGAACGCAAGAAATTTAAAGAAAGAGTCAAAGGCTCGTCACAAAAAGACTCGCTCGATCACCATCTTATTACGTGTCGTCCAAAGCGCCCAAGATATCGCAGCAAAAACTAGCTAGAAGAGGCGTTGGTTCCTTCCAGCCTGCATTGCTCTGGCCTGGAGGAAGCTGGCAAGATCTGAAACTCCCAATCATGCCCGAGGGCCTCCCGAACAAAGCACCAAAGCGATTGAGCCGCCGTCCAAGTGAAGAGGATGTGGGTCCCTGTTTCTGGAACCCCACACAGCGGGCACAGCCCATTTACCTGGGCCATGCCGCTTGAGCACCTCTGTCCCGATGGGACGTGATTCCTTAATAGTTTACACACGAAAATCTTGATCTTCATAGGGAAAGGTGCCTTCCAAAGGGGCGCGGCCCACTCAATCGTTGGCCTATAGCATAGAGCATGGTAAGCCGAAGCCAGAGAAAAATCTCTCGAGGGAGACAAATGTCAGAACAGGGAGTCCGGGTCTCGTCCACGCACGGGAGGTAGTGAGgcagtcccggattagggggtgtccggatagccgaactatcatcatcggccggactccaaaactatgaagatacaagattgaagacttcgtcccgtgtctggatgggactttccttggcgtggaaggcaagcttggc is a window encoding:
- the LOC123041040 gene encoding protein PELPK1-like, whose translation is MHVCPPHVGATFWTMNTSLLSPSHHSKKLPRTLIHTRSTQHRSTMLHKNSMASRVFLMALLFSCSSMSSTARYLEEAVPKKEYPPHPIIPELPKPELPPHPAMPELPKPELPHPLLPDVPHPVVPETPKEPGVPHPVVPEVPKPELPLHPAMPVLPKPELPHPAVPEVPKEPEAPHLVVPEVPKERELPHPIVPEVPKEPEVPHPVVPEVTKKPKVPHPVVPEVPKEPEVPHPAMPELPKPEMPHHAVPEVPKEPHVSHPEVPKEPELPHLAVPEVPKHEMPPFPKAELPPKPEFHFPEPAAKP